In Blautia wexlerae DSM 19850, a single window of DNA contains:
- a CDS encoding ABC transporter ATP-binding protein produces MSQYIIQTRDLTKTYGEQKSVSNLNMHVRKGKIYGLLGRNGAGKTTTMKMLLNLIEPTSGSIRIFNRDIRLEEKKILPRIGSLIESPGFYPNLTGTENLRIFAKLRGIPRTDAIEQALKLVNLPYKDKKLYSQYSLGMKQRLAIALAVMHDPEILILDEPINGLDPIGIAEIRTFIEDLSKNRGKTILISSHILSEIAVLADDIGIIDKGVLIEEGSMKELEEKNGKYVHFKVSDNAQAARILSVYYKESNFKVSGNQDINVYNLSISIPDIVRSFVQEGVDVMDAHLCEDTLEDYFKKVTGGEGIA; encoded by the coding sequence ATGTCACAATACATTATACAAACACGTGATTTAACTAAAACATATGGAGAACAGAAAAGTGTTTCCAATCTAAATATGCATGTAAGAAAAGGAAAGATATATGGACTCTTAGGGAGAAATGGAGCTGGAAAAACCACAACTATGAAAATGCTGCTAAACCTCATAGAACCGACATCAGGTTCCATACGTATTTTTAATAGAGATATAAGGCTTGAAGAGAAAAAAATATTACCTCGAATAGGATCACTGATTGAAAGTCCTGGATTTTACCCTAATTTGACAGGTACGGAAAATCTTAGAATTTTTGCGAAATTGAGAGGAATCCCAAGAACTGATGCTATCGAACAGGCATTAAAACTTGTTAATTTACCCTACAAAGATAAAAAGTTATATTCGCAGTATTCATTAGGAATGAAACAGCGATTAGCTATAGCATTAGCGGTAATGCATGATCCAGAAATATTAATTTTGGATGAACCAATTAATGGCTTAGATCCGATAGGAATCGCAGAAATAAGAACATTTATAGAAGATTTATCTAAAAATAGAGGGAAAACTATATTGATCTCTAGCCATATACTTTCAGAAATTGCTGTTTTAGCAGACGATATTGGTATTATTGATAAAGGCGTACTCATTGAAGAGGGAAGTATGAAGGAATTAGAAGAAAAAAATGGAAAATATGTACACTTCAAGGTTTCTGATAATGCCCAAGCAGCAAGAATACTGTCAGTGTATTATAAAGAATCAAATTTTAAGGTATCAGGAAACCAAGATATAAATGTGTATAATCTCAGTATATCAATACCAGATATAGTTCGTTCCTTTGTTCAAGAAGGAGTAGACGTGATGGACGCTCATTTGTGTGAAGATACTTTAGAGGACTATTTTAAAAAAGTGACAGGAGGGGAAGGAATTGCTTGA
- a CDS encoding ABC transporter permease, giving the protein MLIVLSCFFPLIVVITTKNGMSGDLSTHYLKMRFDLSFTMTQGYGLVFLAPCLIGMLATILFFMERDNDTFKNIRTVPVTITKMILAKICVLFIYGTLFSLASVSFTIFFSWILKVGIIYDLAYKLGFSIIFGLVITIASLPIVVIIVYFNKSYLVSTLLAFFYSILNWGIIGLFETMAVKGTAKFLNLFPVICAMDWTSGKLVDHVIKDNLSKEAYIMFPSDIYAFLVLGVTLFLSLMLMIRFYKKWTR; this is encoded by the coding sequence ATGCTGATTGTATTATCATGTTTTTTCCCCTTAATTGTGGTTATAACAACTAAGAACGGGATGTCTGGTGATCTGAGCACACATTATTTGAAAATGAGGTTTGATTTATCCTTTACTATGACACAGGGCTATGGTCTTGTATTCCTTGCACCTTGTTTAATAGGAATGCTTGCGACAATCTTGTTCTTTATGGAACGAGATAATGATACATTTAAAAATATTAGAACAGTGCCCGTGACAATTACCAAAATGATCCTTGCAAAGATCTGTGTACTTTTTATATATGGTACTCTTTTTAGCCTGGCGAGTGTATCATTTACAATATTCTTTTCATGGATATTGAAGGTTGGTATTATATATGATTTAGCATACAAGCTAGGATTTAGTATTATATTTGGGCTTGTGATAACGATAGCGTCACTTCCTATTGTGGTTATAATAGTATATTTTAATAAATCCTATTTAGTGTCTACATTGTTGGCATTTTTTTATTCGATTCTAAATTGGGGAATTATCGGTTTATTTGAAACAATGGCAGTGAAAGGTACCGCAAAATTTCTAAATCTATTTCCAGTTATATGTGCGATGGACTGGACAAGCGGTAAACTGGTAGATCATGTAATAAAAGATAATTTGTCAAAAGAAGCATATATTATGTTTCCGTCAGATATTTATGCATTTTTGGTATTAGGAGTAACATTGTTCTTATCTTTAATGCTTATGATTAGATTTTATAAAAAATGGACGAGGTAA
- a CDS encoding ABC transporter permease has product MGNIISTELLKIKRYSVVKAGLVMMSLSVLMSCFYSTASTNKVWDFQYFIQQVIISNCTLFFPIIITLVAVYIISRETTDDTLKSILTVPISYKKLLIAKFWLLLFLTIVFSIFNALLSICFNAFLGFSGMNIHMMLMSAAQIIVSDILVYISVLPIIIVCAFAEGKSLLGVAVAFIYGYFATMEGSMLNWFPIKAAMILVDPKCGSEYGITYKIPPAAMSIIGVLVVSILLFQMLNRTKKNVYMKSKRKVKVKQTRRKGW; this is encoded by the coding sequence ATGGGAAATATTATATCAACAGAGTTATTAAAAATTAAAAGATATTCAGTTGTAAAAGCTGGATTAGTTATGATGTCGCTATCTGTGTTAATGAGTTGCTTTTATTCAACTGCAAGCACAAATAAAGTATGGGATTTTCAGTATTTTATACAGCAGGTAATTATTAGTAATTGTACATTATTTTTCCCGATTATTATTACATTAGTCGCTGTGTACATTATTTCCAGGGAAACAACAGATGATACATTAAAATCTATTTTAACAGTACCTATTTCATATAAAAAGTTACTTATTGCTAAATTTTGGCTGCTTTTATTTTTAACTATAGTATTTAGTATTTTTAACGCTCTTTTGTCAATATGTTTTAATGCTTTTTTAGGATTTTCTGGAATGAATATTCATATGATGCTGATGTCAGCCGCTCAGATTATTGTATCTGACATATTGGTGTATATATCAGTACTTCCCATTATTATTGTTTGTGCTTTTGCAGAAGGAAAATCATTGCTGGGAGTTGCCGTTGCATTCATCTACGGATATTTTGCAACAATGGAAGGAAGTATGCTTAATTGGTTTCCAATCAAGGCTGCAATGATACTTGTTGATCCTAAATGCGGAAGCGAATATGGAATAACATATAAAATTCCTCCTGCGGCGATGTCTATAATTGGGGTTTTGGTGGTTTCCATACTATTGTTTCAAATGCTAAACAGAACCAAAAAGAATGTTTATATGAAATCAAAAAGAAAAGTAAAGGTAAAACAAACAAGACGGAAAGGGTGGTAA
- a CDS encoding plantaricin C family lantibiotic, which translates to MKKNYRNPMTRPENFMNPAGNVMKEIKEADLNNFSAGAGEPRVSDGSQFCTSTKECNWGTIMFVCC; encoded by the coding sequence ATGAAGAAAAATTATAGAAATCCAATGACAAGACCAGAAAATTTTATGAATCCGGCAGGAAATGTAATGAAGGAAATTAAAGAGGCGGATTTAAACAATTTTTCCGCAGGTGCTGGTGAACCAAGAGTTTCCGATGGCTCTCAGTTCTGTACATCAACAAAAGAATGTAACTGGGGAACAATTATGTTTGTTTGCTGTTAG
- a CDS encoding type 2 lanthipeptide synthetase LanM family protein, with protein sequence MDKNNCDNNSYFYERNYYKDVPIKDTQILEYWNNILGKDVIELIDKAYGVSIEQILFSEYSLNHKYISFATLNQEYSDMCNEKAISYLTKKGTKVLFDQFVLRFLGYGKRVLERKSRKGYIVKVVQDCFLKNLAERILDVSLSTLIFEMYLAKEQGELRGNDEAEEYKDYNQRFLGNDKYIKELFSIYPGLKRMLIELMENLANNYILLQERMEKDTLLLEDKFGGKKGWTEVKNIRTSGSDSHKKGNSVFLIQFQDGRKIVYKPHGLKVEKAYQSFLEFISSNCKKDFKQFLILDCGDYGWEEFVVNLPCNSEAEVRNYYYRIGVLVFCNYILNVNDIHTENLIANGGYPVVVDAETVLDNKRDKKKKSGREKIYDKIHESVLYSGVLPFYKYTKNGKGINMSALNGQEGEQYPILIPRLKNAGTSNMHYEYERPITQASNNLLRLGEKVKEPNQYIDEICEGFFDAYTFCLDNKKLILNYVSIFENIEVRHLVQDTQRYSMLLHTSYNPDFLQDAKDRQLFLCAVLKNVEQMQGNMEIAKLEIKDMLNMDIPYFYSNTSKEDLYGSEGEVVKNYFAESSIQHLRNKICSMGKKDREEQIRFIKIILTDLNDVKVEKPKKDINELCISRSDNEHGQKEYKKNAILKILHTLEQKAFYGDDGQDINWIGITSIGNSENSSWNIQPLGVYLYEGLGGIALFYNALQQSDFDVDLSAACKAFETMMFQYTDDMLERSTDLEKESSGAYAGEASVIYVYEVLYKITGKQKYLEYAEKHCKILEYALKADENNDLIYGNAGAVIVLLNLYHLAQKDIYLQLACEAGNILIKNQNKGKWCCGNGQSLSGLSHGITGIIYALTKLNNEQFHIEYQKAIHSGLIYENTMYSDKYNNWLDNREEAKKEENSDNRCMAAWCHGAPGILLARSKMYNLVKDSSDYITVQCDIERALFATKMYGFTDNDCLCHGNLGNTEILLEYSKECNDEEVRHMMLSARTQIAMDIINENYDCARSYLHGYKIPGFMTGISGMGYSLLRDLYPELPCILALEI encoded by the coding sequence ATGGATAAAAATAATTGTGACAATAATTCCTATTTTTATGAAAGAAATTATTATAAGGATGTTCCAATCAAAGATACTCAAATATTAGAATATTGGAATAACATTTTAGGTAAAGATGTTATTGAATTAATAGATAAGGCTTATGGGGTTTCTATAGAGCAGATATTATTTTCAGAGTATTCGTTAAATCATAAATATATTAGCTTTGCAACGTTAAATCAGGAATATTCTGATATGTGTAATGAGAAGGCTATATCCTATTTGACTAAAAAAGGAACAAAAGTATTATTTGATCAATTTGTTCTCAGGTTTCTGGGATATGGGAAACGGGTTTTAGAAAGAAAGAGTAGAAAAGGATATATTGTTAAAGTAGTTCAGGACTGTTTTTTGAAAAATTTAGCGGAAAGGATTTTAGATGTTTCTTTAAGCACTCTTATTTTTGAAATGTATTTAGCAAAAGAACAAGGAGAACTTAGAGGAAATGATGAAGCAGAAGAATATAAAGACTATAATCAGAGATTTCTTGGTAATGATAAGTATATAAAAGAATTATTTTCCATATATCCAGGTCTTAAAAGAATGCTGATAGAATTAATGGAAAATTTGGCAAATAATTATATATTATTGCAGGAAAGAATGGAAAAGGATACTTTACTTTTAGAAGATAAATTTGGTGGGAAAAAGGGCTGGACTGAAGTAAAAAACATAAGAACGAGTGGTTCAGATTCACATAAGAAAGGAAATAGTGTTTTTTTAATTCAGTTTCAAGATGGAAGAAAAATAGTTTATAAACCACACGGACTGAAGGTGGAGAAAGCATATCAGTCATTTTTGGAGTTTATTTCTTCCAATTGTAAAAAGGACTTTAAGCAATTTTTGATTTTAGATTGTGGGGACTATGGATGGGAAGAATTTGTAGTTAATCTTCCTTGTAACAGTGAGGCTGAAGTCAGGAATTATTATTATCGGATAGGAGTGCTTGTTTTTTGCAATTATATATTAAATGTCAATGATATACATACTGAAAATCTTATTGCTAATGGGGGATATCCGGTTGTTGTAGATGCCGAGACTGTCTTAGATAATAAAAGGGACAAAAAGAAAAAATCAGGTAGAGAAAAAATTTACGATAAGATACATGAATCAGTGTTGTATTCTGGAGTACTGCCTTTTTATAAATACACTAAAAATGGAAAAGGTATAAATATGAGTGCTCTTAATGGCCAAGAGGGAGAGCAATATCCAATACTGATTCCAAGATTAAAAAATGCTGGGACATCAAATATGCATTATGAATATGAAAGACCTATTACTCAAGCTAGTAATAATTTACTGAGACTGGGGGAAAAGGTAAAAGAACCTAATCAGTATATAGATGAGATATGCGAAGGTTTTTTTGACGCATATACATTTTGTTTGGACAATAAGAAGCTTATATTAAACTATGTTTCGATATTTGAAAATATTGAAGTTAGGCATTTAGTCCAAGATACTCAGCGGTATTCCATGCTATTGCACACATCATACAATCCGGATTTTCTTCAAGATGCGAAAGATAGGCAACTATTTTTGTGTGCAGTGTTAAAAAATGTGGAACAGATGCAAGGGAATATGGAAATTGCAAAACTGGAAATAAAGGATATGCTGAATATGGATATTCCATATTTTTATAGCAATACTTCAAAAGAAGATCTTTATGGATCAGAAGGGGAAGTGGTGAAGAACTATTTTGCTGAGTCTAGTATTCAACATCTTAGAAATAAGATCTGTTCTATGGGCAAGAAAGATAGAGAAGAACAGATTAGATTTATAAAAATAATTTTAACAGATTTGAATGATGTAAAAGTTGAGAAACCTAAAAAAGATATAAATGAACTTTGTATAAGTAGAAGCGATAATGAACATGGACAAAAGGAATATAAAAAAAATGCCATATTAAAAATTTTACATACATTAGAGCAAAAAGCTTTTTATGGTGATGATGGGCAGGATATAAATTGGATAGGAATAACATCTATTGGAAATTCTGAAAATTCTTCTTGGAATATCCAACCATTAGGGGTTTATTTATATGAAGGATTAGGAGGAATTGCCCTTTTTTATAATGCACTACAGCAATCAGATTTTGATGTGGATTTGTCAGCAGCCTGCAAAGCATTTGAGACCATGATGTTTCAATATACCGATGATATGTTGGAACGATCCACGGATTTAGAAAAGGAAAGTAGCGGTGCTTATGCGGGGGAAGCTTCTGTTATATATGTATACGAAGTTTTATATAAGATAACAGGAAAACAAAAATATTTAGAATATGCAGAAAAACATTGCAAAATTTTAGAGTATGCATTGAAAGCAGATGAAAATAATGATCTGATTTATGGTAATGCAGGTGCCGTTATTGTTCTTCTTAATCTTTATCACTTAGCTCAAAAGGATATATATTTGCAATTGGCGTGCGAAGCAGGGAACATTCTTATAAAAAATCAGAATAAGGGTAAGTGGTGCTGCGGAAACGGGCAGAGCTTATCTGGGCTGTCACATGGAATTACAGGTATAATTTATGCTCTTACAAAGTTAAATAATGAGCAATTTCATATTGAATATCAAAAGGCAATACACTCTGGATTAATATATGAAAATACCATGTATTCTGATAAATATAATAATTGGTTAGACAATCGGGAGGAGGCAAAAAAAGAAGAAAACTCTGATAATAGATGCATGGCAGCATGGTGTCATGGGGCACCAGGGATTTTATTGGCAAGAAGTAAGATGTATAACCTGGTTAAAGACAGTAGTGATTATATAACAGTACAATGTGATATTGAACGTGCACTATTTGCGACAAAAATGTATGGATTTACAGATAATGACTGTCTATGTCATGGGAATTTGGGGAATACAGAAATATTACTTGAATATTCAAAAGAATGTAATGATGAAGAAGTAAGACATATGATGTTGTCTGCGAGAACACAAATTGCTATGGATATTATAAATGAAAATTACGATTGTGCAAGGTCTTATTTGCATGGGTATAAGATACCAGGATTTATGACAGGAATCTCAGGAATGGGATACTCTCTATTAAGAGATTTGTACCCAGAATTACCATGCATTTTGGCTCTGGAGATTTAG
- a CDS encoding peptidase domain-containing ABC transporter — protein MFQKKVHYVSQLGSMDCGIACLTMILNYYGCKSDIVDIGAEIQIGRDGMTLAQMKELAEKYGFKFAAYQYNHEEKNLIEYLPAILCNDSHYVVVDKTKKKGKYILFDPANGKRVVDFLELKNGYKDILVSVIPSRNIKKIKKTKFKIEVKFSQFMIAIMLMLMCQLITLAVPMVVQKVIDSLSSAHITIHIWKITLLVLLIMCAHFVLSLLRQKILLNINMKLFKTMISNMIHKIFRLDVSFFEWHSAGDIGNRFNSINQLNDILTNGFINIIIQGITSLVCLAVMTSISPYLTAFVLVVSIIQIAIMILLNGKNLIKTKEYIYSQSTIQGELIDTLENIMEIKCMGMDNAVKSNLQNSYSKLIERFKGKTRISNLMNSFSSTLNLIFPLMIYVIGSYSVKQGGLTIGQLIAYATLVGYFTAPFTTVVLLLPSINSIKEVLLRYKELMIFRENYHTGVLVPGKFENLKISSVSYCYNSGQAYALNNVSLDLRRGERIAIVGLSGSGKSTLIKAILGAVDINQGCIEINNYDIRSMSKEQIYKWFSVVTQNPMCLNASIRKNIDIIGDAPDEKIWKVLDIVALKEEVLSMPLGLDTLVGEGGQNISGGQKQRIAIARALLSDTEVVIFDEATSNLDQLTEKKIYDNLRSTNKTQIIITHRLSSIRDTDYIYVLNRGSIIEQGTHLDLMKKKGWYFESIQ, from the coding sequence ATGTTTCAAAAAAAAGTGCATTATGTTTCACAGCTAGGAAGCATGGATTGTGGCATAGCATGTCTGACAATGATTCTTAATTATTACGGGTGTAAAAGTGATATCGTGGACATAGGGGCAGAGATTCAGATTGGCAGAGACGGTATGACCTTAGCTCAAATGAAAGAATTAGCAGAAAAGTATGGATTTAAATTTGCTGCATACCAGTATAATCATGAAGAAAAAAACTTAATAGAGTATCTTCCAGCCATTTTGTGTAATGATTCCCACTATGTGGTAGTTGATAAAACTAAGAAGAAAGGAAAATATATTCTGTTTGATCCAGCAAATGGAAAAAGAGTTGTCGATTTTTTAGAATTAAAAAACGGATACAAGGATATTCTTGTATCCGTTATTCCAAGTAGAAATATTAAGAAAATAAAAAAAACCAAATTTAAAATAGAGGTAAAATTCTCTCAATTTATGATTGCAATTATGTTGATGCTTATGTGTCAACTTATTACATTAGCTGTTCCAATGGTTGTGCAAAAAGTAATAGATAGTTTATCTTCTGCCCATATTACAATTCATATATGGAAAATTACACTTTTAGTTCTTCTGATTATGTGTGCCCATTTTGTATTGAGCTTACTAAGACAGAAAATTTTATTGAATATTAACATGAAACTTTTTAAAACAATGATTTCTAATATGATTCATAAAATTTTCCGTTTGGATGTAAGTTTTTTTGAATGGCATTCCGCAGGTGACATAGGGAACCGTTTCAATAGTATAAATCAGTTGAACGACATTCTTACCAATGGATTTATAAACATTATAATCCAAGGGATTACATCCTTGGTATGTTTAGCTGTTATGACCAGTATATCTCCATATTTGACTGCATTTGTTCTAGTTGTTTCTATTATACAGATCGCCATAATGATTTTATTAAATGGTAAAAATCTCATAAAGACGAAAGAGTATATATACTCACAGAGTACAATACAGGGAGAACTGATAGATACTCTGGAGAATATAATGGAAATAAAATGTATGGGGATGGATAATGCAGTTAAATCAAATTTACAAAATTCTTATAGTAAGTTAATAGAAAGATTCAAGGGAAAAACTCGAATTAGTAATTTGATGAATAGTTTTTCCTCAACCTTAAACTTGATTTTCCCTTTAATGATTTACGTGATTGGAAGTTATAGTGTGAAGCAAGGAGGGTTAACGATAGGACAACTTATAGCCTATGCAACCTTAGTGGGATATTTTACAGCACCTTTTACTACCGTTGTATTGTTGTTACCGAGTATCAATAGTATTAAAGAAGTGCTTTTACGTTATAAGGAACTAATGATTTTTAGAGAAAATTATCATACGGGAGTTCTTGTACCTGGAAAATTTGAAAATTTAAAAATAAGTTCGGTTTCATATTGCTACAATAGTGGGCAGGCATACGCATTGAATAATGTTTCTCTTGATCTTAGGCGAGGCGAGAGAATTGCTATTGTTGGTTTATCGGGTAGTGGAAAATCAACCTTGATAAAAGCCATACTGGGTGCCGTGGATATTAATCAAGGATGTATTGAGATAAATAATTATGATATCAGATCAATGTCGAAGGAACAGATTTATAAATGGTTTTCAGTAGTTACTCAAAATCCTATGTGCTTAAATGCAAGTATAAGAAAGAATATTGATATTATAGGTGATGCTCCGGATGAGAAAATATGGAAGGTACTAGACATTGTAGCATTAAAAGAGGAAGTTTTAAGTATGCCGTTGGGATTGGATACACTTGTTGGAGAAGGAGGACAAAATATTTCAGGTGGTCAAAAACAGCGTATTGCCATAGCAAGAGCTCTGCTTAGCGATACGGAGGTAGTTATTTTTGATGAAGCTACCAGTAATCTGGATCAGCTTACAGAAAAGAAAATTTATGATAACCTAAGGTCTACCAATAAAACGCAAATTATCATTACTCATAGACTTTCCTCTATTCGAGATACGGATTATATCTATGTATTGAACAGGGGAAGCATCATTGAACAGGGAACACATTTGGATTTGATGAAGAAAAAGGGATGGTATTTTGAGAGTATTCAATGA
- a CDS encoding DUF6973 domain-containing protein, producing MKKKEIVIGVSVLISASLPISVYAASNESMSSRGFIIDETNEFEDIVKQILDVKSKHPEWSEQQISDFMDQIHAIKKDGVIDIWNALTSSEKKLVIRYPFDALKVNKAKEIATKQTERKFGKNGLGDRSDAFRHGIWNAEMTVLIGSEKAELFATAHEDKDTTGNESDGYTKDEHKKMDLHNNEIGRKLGADNLSAPEEKMAEIIYDEIMREDSLFVWLHE from the coding sequence ATGAAGAAGAAAGAGATAGTTATTGGGGTGAGCGTACTGATTAGTGCATCACTTCCCATTTCAGTTTATGCTGCTTCAAATGAAAGTATGAGTTCTAGAGGTTTTATAATTGATGAAACTAATGAGTTTGAGGATATCGTTAAGCAAATTTTAGATGTTAAGTCAAAACATCCGGAATGGAGTGAACAGCAGATAAGTGATTTTATGGATCAGATTCATGCTATTAAGAAAGATGGCGTCATAGACATTTGGAACGCACTTACTTCTTCTGAGAAAAAATTAGTGATTCGATATCCGTTTGATGCACTAAAAGTCAATAAAGCAAAGGAAATTGCCACTAAACAAACCGAAAGAAAATTCGGAAAAAATGGTTTGGGTGACAGGAGTGACGCATTTAGACACGGAATATGGAATGCCGAAATGACAGTTTTGATAGGAAGTGAAAAAGCAGAGCTTTTTGCGACAGCACATGAAGATAAAGATACTACTGGAAACGAAAGCGATGGATATACAAAAGATGAGCACAAAAAAATGGATTTACATAACAATGAAATAGGGAGGAAATTAGGTGCAGATAACCTATCTGCACCAGAAGAGAAAATGGCGGAAATCATATATGACGAGATAATGAGAGAAGATTCGCTGTTTGTATGGCTGCATGAATGA